A genome region from Bufo gargarizans isolate SCDJY-AF-19 chromosome 2, ASM1485885v1, whole genome shotgun sequence includes the following:
- the LOC122927182 gene encoding intercellular adhesion molecule 5-like has product MEVFCHWSLIIIAVLKACRVHALLPVPIISLEDKIKINDETKVTCMLPSSECQCLEVELRIITEEKLKNCVSHKGNFPNVTCTLEVTKDMNEVELSCEAHFWTKSKPQKLNIQNEPEFTDCPDKLLWLEGQENSFHCKANGYPPPKVSCVKDSKVYMEGEKFITLKNMSGDYNCRAANFDVVSKTVTVSVQYEPVIAIIRVQPSASVAEGENVTLICEADAVPPPSYSWHTPSAPVLYDHDNRTIQIKDAKRAHDGFYTCIAQNKHGIQTLSQKITVNEPEIVPETDLGKLSHPDVAEKMGPPHFGFLAVLYSSFYYLF; this is encoded by the exons CTCTGCTTCCAGTCCCCATAATCAGCTTGGAGGAcaagataaaaatcaatgatgaGACAAAGGTCACCTGCATGCTGCCATCCAGTGAGTGCCAATGTCTGGAGGTGGAACTAAGGATCATCACAGAGGAAAAACTCAAAAACTGTGTCTCTCACAAGGGAAATTTCCCTAATGTCACCTGTACACTGGAAGTCACCAAAGACATGAATGAGGTGGAGCTATCCTGCGAGGCTCACTTCTGGACCAAGAGCAAACCCCAAAAGCTGAATATTCAGA ATGAGCCAGAGTTTACAGACTGCCCCGATAAACTGCTTTGGCTAGAGGGACAGGAAAACAGCTTCCACTGTAAGGCCAATGGATACCCTCCTCCAAAAGTGTCCTGTGTGAAGGACAGCAAGGTGTACATGGAGGGCGAGAAGTTCATAACACTCAAAAACATGTCCGGTGACTATAATTGCAGAGCAGCCAACTTTGATGTGGTGTCAAAGACAGTAACGGTGTCTGTGCAAT ATGAACCTGTAATAGCCATCATCAGAGTTCAACCATCAGCCTCAGTAGCCGAAGGGGAAAATGTGACTCTGATTTGTGAAGCAGATGCAGTACCCCCTCCATCCTACAGCTGGCACACCCCCTCAGCCCCGGTTCTTTATGATCATGACAACCGGACAATACAAATTAAGGACGCGAAGAGAGCACATGATGGATTTTACACCTGCATTGCACAAAACAAACATGGAATCCAAACCCTAAGTCAGAAAATCACTGTAAATGAACCAGAGATTG TTCCAGAAACTGACCTCGGTAAATTATCTCACCCTGATGTCGCTGAAAAGATGGGACCTCCGCACTTCGGATTCTTAGCGGTGTTATATTCAAGTTTCTATTATTTGTTTTAA